The proteins below are encoded in one region of Roseofilum casamattae BLCC-M143:
- a CDS encoding isoprenyl transferase, which translates to MTAKQIVDRSLKTLPSDLDPQRLPRHIAVIMDGNGRWARRRGLPRIMGHPRGVDALRDLVRCCDDWGIKALTVYAFSTENWNRPQKEINVIMMLIEQFLRWELREFAQRQIRVELMGQLQDLPESLKQQTQRTMDKTAENQGMRLTVATNYGGRQEILQACQALAAQVQQGTLNPEDIDQASFERHLYTVGIGDPDLLIRTSGEMRISNFLLWQVAYSEIYITDKLWPDFDRAEMHRALWAFQKRDRRFGKVKPSR; encoded by the coding sequence ATGACTGCAAAGCAAATTGTTGACCGTTCTTTGAAGACTCTCCCCAGCGATCTCGATCCGCAAAGGCTTCCCCGTCATATTGCAGTGATTATGGATGGTAATGGTAGGTGGGCCCGGCGCCGAGGACTGCCCCGAATTATGGGACATCCTCGCGGTGTGGATGCTTTGCGCGACCTCGTACGCTGTTGTGATGATTGGGGGATTAAGGCGTTAACGGTTTATGCGTTTTCGACGGAAAATTGGAATCGGCCCCAAAAAGAGATCAATGTAATCATGATGCTGATCGAGCAGTTTTTGCGCTGGGAATTACGAGAGTTCGCGCAGCGGCAGATTCGCGTCGAGTTAATGGGACAGTTGCAAGATTTACCCGAGTCCTTAAAACAGCAGACGCAGCGGACGATGGACAAGACGGCTGAGAATCAAGGGATGCGCTTGACGGTCGCTACCAACTATGGGGGACGGCAGGAAATTTTACAGGCTTGTCAAGCTCTGGCAGCGCAGGTACAACAGGGCACTTTAAATCCGGAAGATATCGACCAAGCTTCTTTTGAACGCCATTTGTATACTGTCGGTATTGGCGATCCCGATCTGTTGATTCGCACCAGCGGCGAGATGCGGATTAGTAATTTTTTGTTGTGGCAAGTGGCCTATTCGGAGATTTATATTACTGATAAGTTATGGCCGGATTTCGATCGCGCGGAGATGCATCGGGCACTTTGGGCGTTCCAAAAGCGCGATCGCCGTTTCGGTAAAGTAAAACCAAGTCGATAA
- the cdaA gene encoding diadenylate cyclase CdaA: MGDLLTAWLSNLTTTQRALLHGIDFLLVLVLTYMVLMIIGERRTLWMVRGFIVLMLVTAVSSLIQLTLLSFVLNKLTIGSAVAMAVILQSEFRRLLEQLGRGEILDLFLPVTEPLPKGDSVIDEIVDAIKDLSQNRTGALLILETTGPIDERDFSVPGVRLNAEVSKELLQTIFQTSTLLHDGAVWIRTSRIIAAGVILPLSERSASRKLGTRHRAAMGITDRVENCLCVVVSEETGSISLAERGVLNRPLTSSKLKELLEAQFSQSVEREAVAPDLRNLLPQLNSQCAALVARLLRLPSSASQKKK, translated from the coding sequence ATGGGAGATCTTCTAACAGCATGGTTATCCAACTTAACCACTACTCAAAGAGCGCTACTCCATGGGATTGACTTTCTCCTCGTTCTCGTTTTGACCTACATGGTCTTAATGATTATTGGCGAGCGTCGAACCTTATGGATGGTGCGAGGGTTCATCGTATTAATGCTAGTCACCGCCGTTAGCTCCTTAATTCAGTTAACCCTACTCAGTTTCGTCTTAAATAAGTTGACCATCGGTTCTGCCGTCGCCATGGCTGTTATCTTACAGTCAGAATTTCGCCGTCTCTTAGAACAACTCGGTCGCGGAGAAATACTCGATCTGTTCCTCCCCGTCACAGAACCGCTGCCGAAAGGAGATAGCGTCATCGACGAAATAGTTGATGCGATCAAAGACCTCTCCCAAAACCGGACCGGAGCGCTGCTGATTCTAGAAACCACCGGCCCCATTGACGAACGCGACTTTTCAGTTCCTGGTGTAAGGTTGAATGCAGAAGTATCCAAGGAGTTATTACAAACCATTTTTCAAACCAGTACCCTATTACACGATGGAGCCGTCTGGATTCGCACCTCTCGCATTATTGCCGCAGGAGTCATTTTACCGCTATCAGAACGCAGTGCATCTCGCAAACTAGGGACTCGCCACCGAGCCGCTATGGGAATCACCGATCGCGTAGAAAATTGCCTGTGCGTGGTGGTCTCTGAAGAAACTGGCTCAATTTCCCTCGCAGAACGGGGTGTACTCAATCGTCCGCTAACGAGCAGTAAACTAAAGGAACTATTGGAAGCTCAATTCTCTCAATCTGTCGAGCGGGAGGCTGTTGCTCCCGATTTGCGTAATTTGCTTCCCCAGCTCAATTCGCAATGTGCAGCCCTGGTTGCACGCCTACTCCGTTTACCTTCTTCAGCTTCTCAAAAGAAAAAATGA